From one Labeo rohita strain BAU-BD-2019 chromosome 8, IGBB_LRoh.1.0, whole genome shotgun sequence genomic stretch:
- the slc35d2 gene encoding UDP-N-acetylglucosamine/UDP-glucose/GDP-mannose transporter produces MTLHHEVKHDKLMKFGSAAFYAFCSFFIIVVNKSILTEYKFPSFMFLGIGQMTATVVILYVAKMNKSIHFQDFDKSIPGKIFPLPLLYMGNHVTGLGGTKKLSLPMFTVLRKFTILLTMIMESRILRKTFAPSLVCSVLAIVVGALVAASSDLSFNAEGYTFVLLNDVFTAASGVYTKKKLGMEGLGKYGVLFYNALIIIIPTVLVSAYTGDLQQALNFEGWMSVMFIFHFLLSCIMGFILMYSIILCSYYNTALTTTVVGAIKNVAVMYIGMFIGGDYIFSWTNFLGLNICISAGLIYSYITFHSSGSSESKVQPAEDKLIVHITENHPEKT; encoded by the exons ATGACGTTACACCATGAGGTTAAACACGACAAACTCATGAAGTTTGGTTCCGCCGCTTTTTACGCCTTTTGCTCGTTTTTCATCATcgtggtgaataaaagtattttaactgAGTACAA GTTTCCCTCATTTATGTTTCTTGGAATTGGGCAG ATGACAGCTACAGTCGTCATTCTGTATGTTGCCAAAATGAATAAATCCATCCATTTTCAAGACTTTGACAAAAGTATTCCTGGAAAG ATTTTCCCTTTACCGTTGCTGTACATGGGGAATCACGTGACAGGACTTGGAGGAACAAAAAAGCTgag cttACCCATGTTCACCGTGCTCAGAAAATTCACCATTTTACTCACTATGATTATGGAATCCAGGATACTAAG gaaaacattcgCTCCGTCACTGGTGTGCAGTGTTCTGGCTATAGTTGTAGGTGCTCTGGTGGCAGCCAG CTCGGACCTGTCCTTCAACGCAGAAGGATACACGTTTGTTCTGCTGAACGACGTCTTCACGGCCGCCAGTGGAGTTTACACTAAGAAAAAACTCGGGATGGAG GGTCTTGGAAAATATGGGGTTTTGTTCTATAATGCTTTAATCATTATTATACCGACGGTCCTGGTGAGCGCTTACACTGGAGATTTACAGCAG GCTCTTAACTTTGAAGGATGGATGTCTGTaatgttcatatttcattttttgttgtcTTGCATCATGGG gtttattttgatgtattccATCATCCTCTGCAGTTATTATAACACAGCATTAACCACCACAGTCGTTGGAGCAATTAAa AATGTTGCTGTGATGTATATTGGCATGTTTATTGGTGGAGACTACATCTTCTCATGGACAAACTTCTTAGGCCTGAATATATG TATCTCGGCCGGTCTGATATACTCCTACATCACATTTCACAGCAGCGGCTCGTCAGAATCAAAGGTCCAACCGGCAGAAGACAAACTGATCGTTCACATCACAGAGAATCACCCGgagaaaacatga
- the znf367 gene encoding zinc finger protein 367, which produces MADSKHQVIFCNDSPKRVLVSVIKTTPIKPKAADSLMPTSPGFSDFMVYPWRWGENAHNVTLSPGSGSGTASPTRNSGSPAESDVNSCPEHLKDGIRRGRPRADTVRELINEGENSTSRIRCNICNRVFPREKSLQAHKRTHTGERPYLCDYPDCGKAFVQSGQLKTHQRLHTGEKPFVCSEKGCSSRFTHANRHCPKHPYARLKREEPTGGPGKSQGADNKAVAEWLARYWQTREQRTPVPSKAKTLSKTTMEDQEQQDPLDFLPSDEGEEEEQDDEKSGGGGTARRRLQEQRERLHGALALIELANNLSA; this is translated from the exons ATGGCTGACAGCAAACACCAAGTGATATTTTGTAACGACTCGCCGAAAAGAGTTCTGGTGTCCGTGATCAAGACGACGCCCATCAAACCGAAAGCGGCGGACTCTCTGATGCCCACCAGCCCCGGATTCAGCGACTTTATGGTTTACCCGTGGCGCTGGGGCGAAAACGCGCACAATGTGACTCTGAGCCCTGGATCGGGCAGCGGGACCGCCTCACCGACCCGAAACAGCGGCTCTCCCGCCGAATCAGATGTCAACTCCTGCCCGGAGCACCTCAAG GATGGCATTCGGCGCGGACGCCCGCGGGCAGACACCGTCCGAGAGCTGATCAACGAGGGCGAAAACTCCACCAGCCGCATCCGCTGCAACATCTGCAACCGCGTCTTTCCCCGCGAGAAATCGCTACAGGcgcacaaacgcacacacacgg GTGAAAGACCTTACCTGTGTGACTATCCAGACTGCGGGAAAGCGTTCGTCCAGAGCGGACAGCTGAAGACCCATCAGCGCCTCCACACCGGAGAAAAACCCTTCGTCTGTTCGGAGAAAG GTTGCAGTAGCCGATTCACTCACGCTAACCGACACTGTCCCAAACACCCATATGCGCGGCTGAAGCGCGAGGAGCCCACGGGCGGCCCCGGGAAATCACAGGGGGCCGACAACAAGGCTGTGGCCGAATGGCTGGCAAG aTACTGGCAGACGAGGGAGCAGCGGACGCCCGTGCCGTCGAAAGCAAAGACTCTGAGTAAGACCACTATGGAGGACCAGGAGCAGCAGGATCCTCTGGACTTCCTGCCGTCCGACGAAGGCGAAGAAGAAGAGCAGGACGACGAGAAGAGCGGCGGCGGCGGTACGGCACGCCGGCGTCTCCAGGAGCAGCGCGAGCGTCTTCACGGCGCTCTGGCGCTCATCGAGCTTGCCAACAACCTCTCCGCCTGA